The genome window TTGACCATGATGTCCTGCCCGAACTCCTTGCGGACGGAGCCGGGTTGAGCCTTGCTGGGATCGGTGGGCCCGAGGATGCCGCGGATCTTTTCCACCGCGTTGAGGCCGGCGTACACGAGGGCCAGGCAGCGTTCCTTGCCCTTCTTCTGCTTCTCCTCCGGCGTGCAGGACGGGCCCCACTGCCCGGTCATGAACTGGATGATCTTGTAGAACTGGTCGTCGCCGTATATCGGGCCGAACGTTTCCCCGAGTTGCGCGACCGTCTCCGGCGGCAGTTCGAACCCCAGTTCCTGGCCCAGGGCCTCGGCGGCCCGCCGGCCTACCATCTCCTTCAGCTTGGACCGCAACACGTTCCGGACCGGCCCATAAAATTCCTCCGCCTCCGCGACGGTCATGCGGTGGACCTTGGCCCCGATGATCCGCAGGCCGGAGCCGGAGAAGATATCGATGATATTCCCCGGCCGCGCGCTGGGGAACCGGAAGTTATCCGGCTTGATGAGCACCAGCGTGCGCTGGTAGTGGTCCGCGCCCGTGTAGACATCCACGGCCCCCTCTACCAGGCCGCCGTCGCGCTCGCCGTACTCGGCCCACAGCCGCAGGGCGGCGCCCGCGGACTCGTGCGTCCACCCCACCATCACGGCGGGCTCGGCGTGCTGGACCTCGCCCTGCTCGTCGCGGATGAAATCCCCGTAGGTCCCGCGCACGGTGTCGGACGCCTCCGTGCTGTGCCGCAGCTTGCCCGTCGCCTTCGCAATCTTGACGATGGCGTCCTCGCCCTCGAAGAGCAGCATCATCACGCGGCGCGGCTTGCCGGTCTTCGGATCCGGCGCATAGCAGCGGGCAACGTAATCGGAGAGCAAGCGACGCTCCTCCTCCTCGATGGCGGGATCGTGGTGGAGGAGTTCCGCGTACTTGCCCGCTAGTTCCTGGCTGGGCCCGAACATGCGAGCCGCCACCAGTTCCAGCCCGGTCCGGGTCAGGAGGCGCCCGATCACGCCCCCCGTGCGGGACTTCGAAATCGTGTACGGATTGATCAACGCAAATGCCAGTTCAATCGCCATGGCGTTCTCCTGCTGTTCCCGTGGGAGTTTATGCACCCCGGCGCGGAAATCAAGCCCGAACGCGGGGATCGATCGGAAGCCTAGGACTGATTCACGAGTCGT of Kiritimatiellia bacterium contains these proteins:
- a CDS encoding nucleoside-diphosphate kinase, whose protein sequence is MAIELAFALINPYTISKSRTGGVIGRLLTRTGLELVAARMFGPSQELAGKYAELLHHDPAIEEEERRLLSDYVARCYAPDPKTGKPRRVMMLLFEGEDAIVKIAKATGKLRHSTEASDTVRGTYGDFIRDEQGEVQHAEPAVMVGWTHESAGAALRLWAEYGERDGGLVEGAVDVYTGADHYQRTLVLIKPDNFRFPSARPGNIIDIFSGSGLRIIGAKVHRMTVAEAEEFYGPVRNVLRSKLKEMVGRRAAEALGQELGFELPPETVAQLGETFGPIYGDDQFYKIIQFMTGQWGPSCTPEEKQKKGKERCLALVYAGLNAVEKIRGILGPTDPSKAQPGSVRKEFGQDIMVNAAHASDSPENAAREMKIIRVEDSMIREWVDRYYPLKGA